From the Patescibacteria group bacterium genome, the window AGAGACACAAATGCTTTCTTATGAGCAAAAGATTGGTAGATTAATGCAGACTATGTTGCGGGCGGGGGAAGTTTGTTGTTCGGCGGAAATGTTGATTGGGTTATTTGATTTGGAACAACGCAAATTGGTGCTGCCTACGGATGAGTGGTTGAAGGCTATTGGGTTATAAAATAGTTTCCAACTTAGCAAAAAAAAATCTGTACCTGAGACAAATTTAAGCGATTATTTCCATGTCAAGAGCTGTGAGCCTTTGAGTATGTTCAAGGGATTCTAGATGGAAAAGATAATTTGAGGATGCAATTTATAGCTATAAGAATTTAGTAATCGATAATTTCACCGGTATAGCTATAAAAACTACCACTATTATTTATACTCATCTTTTCCAATAGCTTTCTTATGCTGGTGATGCTTTCTTCTGGGAAGAGGGTTGCTTCCTCCCCTCCCATATCTGTTTTAACCCAACCTGGATGTATGGAAATAACGCTTATTCCTTGAGGCATAAGGCTTACAGTCAAACTCTTGGTGACATAATTCAATGCTGCTTTACTCGATCCATAAAATAAATACTTAGGGTCCGAAACTGAACTGATACTACCGAGGTTACTAGAAATATTTACAATGAGCTTATGTTGACTTAGAGCAATCAGTGGAGCAAAGGCTTTAGCCATAACCACAGGAGAAATAGTATTTATTTGGAAGCTTTCTAACCAGGATGCGCGATTTAATTTCTGAGAATTAGGATGATAAGTTTTTAGAATTCCAGCATTATTCACAAGAATATCAATTGGTTGATTATGTAATTGCGACGACAAATTGAAAATATCCTGATCGAGACTAACATCTAGCTTAAATATTTGAAGTTGGGGAACTGATAAAGATTTAAGCTCGCGTGCATCACCAGGCGAGCGACAACAGGCAAATACCCGCCAGCCAGTTTCTAAATACTGTCTGACCATTTCCAACCCTAATCCTCGGTTTGCACCTGTAATTAAAATCGTTTTCATCACTATTCTTCATAATGTATGTGTTCTAGGTTCGAAACCTAACGGATATTTCAAGCCACGACTTTTACTTATGTCTTTTTCATGGCTTGATATGCCTGGAAAAAAGCTTGAATCTCTAGGTCTAGCTTTTCATATAAAGGAACTATTTGTTCATGTTCATTTTTTACAAAAGCTGTTTCTAAATTTTTCGCTGCAGCGCGCAAGCGTGGTACACCACAAAAGCAAGTGCTGCCATATAGACGATGCACATTATATTGAAGCCTTTGCCAATCTTGCTGTAAAAAAGCTGCGGCTAAACTTGGTTGTTCTTCAGATAAAGATTTAGCGAATAAATCTAGCATATTAATAGCTTCCGCATGATTCTTATTAAGGACTTTAGCGCCATCATCTAAATCAATAACGGAAGACTCTCTTATTTCTAGAGATGTATCATCAGAATTAAATTTTGTTGTCATTTCATTTGGTTTTTTGGATAAATACTTCTTATGCAGATAACGTTTAAATAAGTAGTATCCTTGTGGCTTTGTTAACGGTTTGGTAATTACTGCATTCATTCCTGAGGCTAAACATAGGTCTTTGCTACTGGCATCCATATGTGCGGTCAATGCGATAATGGGCGTTGTATAATTTGGTAAATCCGGCTGCGCACGGATTTTGCTACTCACCTTACAACCATCAATATCAGGGAGCCCTATGTCCATAAAAATAATATCATAACTTTTGCGCGCTGCCATTTGCAAAGCTTCTTGGCCATTTGTAGCAATATCTACAAAACAGCCAATTTCATTTAAGGTTAAAGCAGAAACCTTTTGAATCAGTGGATTATCTTCGACTAAAAGACCGTGAACATCTGCATTTTTCTGTATCAGAGTTTGTTTAATTTCGAGTTGCTGAGGTTCAACAAGTACATTTTCAACGATTGATTCTTCTAATAATTTTTCAGTAAATTCATTTTCGGCAATAAGTTCTTGTTCAGTTAATTTATCGATAGCGTCTAATTTAACATGGACAGTAAATGTGGAACCTTGGCCAGGCTCACTGTCTACGTCAATAATTCCACCTAATTGTTCTACAAATTGTTTTGTTATATGCAAACCCAAGCCGCTTCCTTTATAAACTCCCTCATATGAAGGATTTAAACGTGTGAAGCTTTCAAAAATATATTGTTGGTATTTTTTAGGTATTCCTATCCCAGTATCAATGACACTAAATTTAATAGCTCTCTTTTTTGAATTTGAAGGTTTATTTAATTTGTCTGGTTCAATATTAATTCTAATATAGCCTTTTTGTGTAAACTTCAAAGCATTGCTAACGAGATTAAGAATAATT encodes:
- a CDS encoding SDR family oxidoreductase → MKTILITGANRGLGLEMVRQYLETGWRVFACCRSPGDARELKSLSVPQLQIFKLDVSLDQDIFNLSSQLHNQPIDILVNNAGILKTYHPNSQKLNRASWLESFQINTISPVVMAKAFAPLIALSQHKLIVNISSNLGSISSVSDPKYLFYGSSKAALNYVTKSLTVSLMPQGISVISIHPGWVKTDMGGEEATLFPEESITSIRKLLEKMSINNSGSFYSYTGEIIDY
- a CDS encoding ATP-binding protein, which codes for MQKSIPQINCPSIYEQVLQYSDNLIIILSEDLHIIDINPTALKTFHWKKNQILNKSIASLCKKGGINPFIKSYPIKAIKKMIQVISDGKKLQMCWHIIPIEESFDQKKQLLLIGKQAADFSQKEFEAMQLDNIIRYTPHLFYWKDKNSIYQGCNDEFAKLAGLKSRHDVVGKSDSELIWKDRASLYTKIDQEVLNTKKPQLNIEEEIVVSGNKIITAISNKVPLFDNNKRVIGVLGITTDITARKEMEEALQVAKEKAEAANIAKTQFLANISHDIRTPLVGIQGIAMLLAKTLPEKMKAEANSIVHASSDLLNLLNEVISLAQLETGKVRQQLVAFNLKKLFSNIVTTFQPSIKKKGLKIDLNYSDDLPTLFKGNRMYLNRIILNLVSNALKFTQKGYIRINIEPDKLNKPSNSKKRAIKFSVIDTGIGIPKKYQQYIFESFTRLNPSYEGVYKGSGLGLHITKQFVEQLGGIIDVDSEPGQGSTFTVHVKLDAIDKLTEQELIAENEFTEKLLEESIVENVLVEPQQLEIKQTLIQKNADVHGLLVEDNPLIQKVSALTLNEIGCFVDIATNGQEALQMAARKSYDIIFMDIGLPDIDGCKVSSKIRAQPDLPNYTTPIIALTAHMDASSKDLCLASGMNAVITKPLTKPQGYYLFKRYLHKKYLSKKPNEMTTKFNSDDTSLEIRESSVIDLDDGAKVLNKNHAEAINMLDLFAKSLSEEQPSLAAAFLQQDWQRLQYNVHRLYGSTCFCGVPRLRAAAKNLETAFVKNEHEQIVPLYEKLDLEIQAFFQAYQAMKKT